A stretch of the Polynucleobacter tropicus genome encodes the following:
- the tatA gene encoding Sec-independent protein translocase subunit TatA, with translation MGSFSIWHWLIVLVIVMLVFGTKKLRNIGQDLGGAVKGFKDGMKSGEETKEQISQSSGNTDKTVDVQAKDVNK, from the coding sequence ATGGGTTCATTTAGCATTTGGCATTGGTTAATTGTTTTGGTGATCGTGATGTTGGTATTTGGTACTAAAAAATTGCGCAACATTGGCCAAGACTTGGGTGGTGCTGTTAAAGGTTTTAAAGACGGCATGAAATCTGGCGAGGAGACAAAAGAGCAGATTTCGCAAAGCTCTGGCAATACGGACAAAACCGTTGATGTGCAAGCTAAAGACGTAAATAAATAA
- a CDS encoding histidine triad nucleotide-binding protein, which yields MSHDPNCLFCKISQGLIPSAKVYEDEEIYAFKDINPAAPVHFLMIPKKHIPMLESAESADAPLLGRMMELAPRLAKEQGCRPGKDGGFRLMVNNGADGGQEVYHLHLHVMGGPRPWKK from the coding sequence ATGAGTCACGATCCAAATTGCCTGTTTTGCAAAATTTCGCAAGGATTGATTCCATCTGCGAAGGTATATGAGGATGAAGAGATTTACGCATTTAAAGATATCAACCCAGCAGCACCGGTGCACTTCTTAATGATTCCCAAAAAACATATTCCGATGTTGGAGTCAGCGGAAAGCGCGGATGCTCCTTTGCTGGGTAGAATGATGGAATTAGCCCCCCGTCTTGCTAAAGAGCAGGGTTGTCGCCCCGGTAAGGATGGGGGCTTTAGATTGATGGTGAATAACGGGGCTGATGGTGGTCAAGAGGTTTATCACTTGCACTTGCATGTGATGGGCGGACCCCGGCCATGGAAGAAGTAA
- a CDS encoding phosphoribosyl-ATP diphosphatase → MSSTANKLSNLDSALAHLADVVDQRRDAFKAGTADPKTSYTALLFSKGDNGILKKIGEEATEAVMAAKDVRSSSLSSEQKKLFVGEMADLWFHCLIALSQFELRPEDVIAELDRRLGTSGIEEKAARKAANKE, encoded by the coding sequence ATGAGCAGCACTGCAAATAAACTTTCTAATTTAGATTCTGCATTGGCGCATTTAGCTGATGTGGTAGATCAGCGTAGAGATGCTTTTAAGGCTGGCACGGCTGATCCTAAAACGTCCTATACCGCCTTGTTGTTTTCTAAAGGTGATAACGGGATCTTAAAAAAGATTGGTGAAGAAGCAACAGAGGCTGTGATGGCTGCCAAAGATGTTCGTAGTTCGAGCCTATCTTCTGAGCAGAAGAAACTCTTTGTAGGTGAAATGGCTGACTTGTGGTTTCACTGTTTGATCGCGCTTTCTCAATTCGAATTGCGTCCAGAAGATGTGATTGCCGAGCTGGATCGTCGTTTAGGAACTTCAGGAATTGAAGAGAAGGCCGCTAGAAAAGCGGCGAATAAAGAGTAA
- the hisI gene encoding phosphoribosyl-AMP cyclohydrolase, with protein MTQSQNKPKSPFTPIPSIQAGPWLDAVAWNEQGLVPVIAQEFGSSDILMMAWMNRDALLETLRLGEAVYWTRSRQKLWHKGEESGHTQKVKEIRLDCDGDTILLIVEQKDGIACHTGQHSCFFQRWDSSKSAWVDESM; from the coding sequence ATGACGCAATCCCAAAATAAGCCAAAAAGCCCATTTACCCCAATTCCATCAATTCAAGCTGGTCCATGGTTAGACGCCGTTGCCTGGAATGAGCAAGGCTTGGTGCCCGTTATTGCACAAGAGTTTGGCAGTAGCGATATTTTGATGATGGCCTGGATGAATCGCGACGCTCTATTAGAGACCTTGCGTTTGGGTGAAGCGGTGTATTGGACTCGTTCAAGGCAAAAGTTGTGGCACAAGGGTGAAGAATCTGGTCATACTCAGAAAGTGAAAGAGATTCGTCTGGACTGCGATGGGGATACGATTTTGCTAATTGTTGAACAAAAAGATGGTATTGCTTGTCATACTGGTCAGCACAGTTGCTTTTTCCAGCGCTGGGATTCATCCAAGTCTGCCTGGGTTGATGAATCAATGTAA
- the tatB gene encoding Sec-independent protein translocase protein TatB, with product MIDLGVSKLALIAVVALVVVGPERLPKVARMAGNLFGRAQRYMADVKSEVNRQMEMEEFKKFREESASALKEVENSIHSVANEANANLTDQADIFETSFEKPPLDEKEVLRKSKRQGRNSWGVRRAVRPLWFKRSSGIRTRVQSGAARMKRFHHSVGK from the coding sequence ATGATTGATTTAGGGGTTTCAAAACTTGCGTTAATAGCAGTAGTTGCTCTGGTAGTGGTTGGCCCAGAGCGTTTGCCTAAAGTCGCTCGCATGGCCGGTAACTTATTTGGACGTGCTCAACGCTACATGGCAGACGTCAAGTCGGAAGTGAATCGACAGATGGAGATGGAGGAGTTTAAAAAATTCCGCGAAGAGAGTGCCTCAGCTTTAAAAGAAGTTGAAAACAGCATTCATTCCGTTGCAAACGAAGCTAATGCTAATTTGACAGATCAAGCGGACATTTTTGAGACCAGTTTTGAAAAGCCCCCTTTAGATGAAAAAGAGGTGCTTCGCAAATCTAAACGGCAAGGACGCAATAGTTGGGGTGTGAGACGTGCAGTGAGGCCATTGTGGTTCAAGCGTAGTTCAGGAATACGCACTCGCGTGCAATCAGGTGCAGCCAGAATGAAGCGCTTTCATCACAGCGTTGGTAAATAA